In Fusobacterium perfoetens, a genomic segment contains:
- a CDS encoding ACT domain-containing protein, translated as MKCIITVLGTDKVGIIAKVCTYLSEVNINILDISQTIVDGYFNMMMIVDISEPSKPMEMVSEELSKIGTDLGVIITMQHEDIFNCMHRI; from the coding sequence ATGAAGTGTATAATTACTGTTTTAGGAACAGATAAGGTTGGGATTATTGCAAAAGTTTGTACTTATTTATCAGAAGTGAATATAAACATTCTTGATATTTCACAAACTATTGTAGATGGATACTTTAATATGATGATGATAGTTGATATATCTGAACCTTCAAAACCTATGGAAATGGTAAGTGAAGAATTATCTAAAATAGGAACAGACTTAGGTGTTATCATAACAATGCAACATGAAGATATTTTTAACTGCATGCACCGTATCTAA
- a CDS encoding PFL family protein: protein MISRVEIQETNRMIAEAKLDVRTITMGISLIDCADPDVEKFNENIYKKITTYAKDLVKVGDEIAKQFGIPVVNKRISVTPIAIAAAGCKTDSYVSIAKTLDKAAEVCGVNFIGGFSALVQKGCTPSDKILIDSIPEAMAVTERVCSSVNVGTSRNGLNMDAIKRMGEIIKETAELTKDRDCLGCAKLVVFCNAVEDNPFMAGAFHGVGEADCVINVGVSGPGVVKRALMEVRDGDFEMLCETVKKTAFKITRVGQIVAQEAARRLNVPFGIIDLSLAPTPAVGDSIGEIFQEMGLEQAGAPGTTAALAILNDNVKKGGVMASSYVGGLSGAFIPVSEDHAMIEAATVGALTLEKLEAMTCVCSVGLDMIAIPGDTSAATISGIIADESAIGMINNKTTAARLIPVIGKGVGETVEFGGLLGYAPIMPVNKFSCENFIKRGGRVPAPIHSFKN, encoded by the coding sequence ATGATTTCCAGAGTAGAGATTCAGGAAACTAACCGTATGATAGCTGAAGCTAAGCTTGATGTGCGTACAATAACAATGGGGATAAGTCTTATAGACTGTGCAGATCCTGATGTAGAAAAATTTAATGAAAATATATATAAAAAAATAACAACTTATGCAAAAGATTTAGTAAAAGTTGGAGATGAAATAGCAAAACAATTTGGAATACCAGTTGTAAACAAAAGAATATCCGTTACTCCTATAGCAATAGCAGCAGCAGGATGCAAAACAGATTCTTATGTAAGTATTGCTAAAACTCTTGATAAAGCTGCTGAAGTGTGTGGAGTAAACTTTATAGGTGGATTTTCAGCTCTTGTTCAAAAAGGATGTACACCTTCTGATAAAATTCTTATAGATTCTATTCCAGAGGCTATGGCTGTAACAGAAAGAGTATGTTCATCTGTAAATGTTGGAACTTCAAGAAATGGTCTTAATATGGATGCTATAAAAAGAATGGGAGAAATAATAAAAGAGACAGCTGAACTTACAAAAGACAGAGATTGCCTAGGATGTGCAAAACTTGTTGTATTCTGTAATGCAGTTGAAGACAACCCATTTATGGCAGGAGCATTCCACGGAGTTGGAGAAGCAGACTGTGTAATAAATGTAGGTGTAAGTGGACCGGGAGTTGTAAAAAGAGCTCTTATGGAAGTAAGAGATGGGGATTTTGAAATGCTTTGTGAGACAGTTAAGAAAACAGCATTTAAAATAACAAGAGTTGGTCAGATAGTTGCTCAGGAAGCTGCTAGAAGATTAAATGTACCTTTTGGAATAATAGATTTATCTCTTGCTCCTACTCCAGCTGTTGGAGATAGTATAGGAGAAATATTCCAAGAAATGGGGTTAGAACAAGCAGGAGCACCAGGAACAACAGCAGCTCTTGCAATTCTTAACGATAATGTTAAAAAAGGTGGAGTAATGGCGTCATCTTATGTAGGAGGACTTAGTGGAGCGTTTATTCCTGTAAGTGAAGATCACGCTATGATAGAAGCAGCAACAGTTGGTGCTCTTACTCTTGAAAAACTTGAAGCGATGACTTGTGTATGTTCAGTAGGACTTGATATGATAGCTATTCCTGGAGATACATCAGCAGCTACAATTTCAGGAATTATTGCTGATGAATCTGCAATAGGAATGATTAACAATAAAACAACAGCAGCAAGACTTATTCCTGTAATAGGTAAAGGTGTGGGAGAAACAGTAGAATTTGGTGGTCTTCTTGGATATGCACCTATTATGCCTGTAAATAAATTC